In Virgibacillus sp. NKC19-16, a single genomic region encodes these proteins:
- a CDS encoding sugar ABC transporter ATP-binding protein has protein sequence MENIYKSFNDVPVLKNVSVDVEQGEIHALLGENGAGKSTLMNILGGVHQPEEGDIVLNGNTVKMANPRVSQSHGISFIHQELNVVSDLRVYENMYLGTELRNAFGFLKVEEMCDETRKILAELGFDVNPKAYVRDLDASYKQMIEIARALLHKSRLIIMDEPTTSLTEHEIDRLFGVMKNLKHAGVSFIYISHKLKEIQEVCDRYTVLRDGKVVGTNSLEHQNLDDITKLMVGKSISEDRLTDYYTFGDVALEVKNLTSQGLFKDINFTVRKGEIAGFTGLAGDGRTELFESLFGYRKKYKGQIKINERVVHIKHPKQALEAGIGLVPKNRRENAIIKDLNVIQNMSLSSINHFEKAGFIQSSIERKRFDFYKQKLNIKLHNPKNTIDKLSGGNQQKVVIAKWLEVNTDIIIFDNPTQGIDVGAKREILQHIVSLARQGKSVIILSSESSEVRKVCHSIYVMYKGEITAQFQGEEATDDEIMSYATGSKRADVLFQDELSKIPIP, from the coding sequence ATGGAGAATATCTATAAATCTTTCAATGATGTGCCAGTGCTGAAAAATGTCTCTGTCGACGTAGAACAGGGAGAAATTCATGCATTGCTAGGAGAGAACGGAGCAGGTAAATCCACCTTGATGAACATACTGGGTGGGGTTCATCAACCTGAGGAAGGGGACATCGTTTTAAATGGGAATACTGTTAAAATGGCAAATCCAAGAGTCTCCCAATCCCATGGGATCAGTTTTATCCACCAAGAACTCAATGTCGTTTCCGATCTGCGCGTATATGAAAATATGTATTTAGGTACTGAACTTAGAAATGCGTTTGGATTTTTAAAAGTAGAGGAAATGTGTGACGAAACACGAAAAATATTAGCTGAATTAGGTTTTGATGTTAACCCAAAGGCGTATGTACGTGATTTGGACGCTTCATATAAACAAATGATTGAAATTGCAAGGGCGCTCCTACATAAATCCAGGCTGATTATTATGGACGAGCCAACGACCTCCTTAACGGAGCACGAGATTGATCGGTTATTTGGAGTAATGAAAAACCTTAAACATGCAGGCGTGTCCTTCATTTATATCTCCCATAAATTAAAGGAGATCCAGGAAGTGTGTGACCGCTACACCGTGTTACGCGATGGAAAAGTAGTAGGAACCAACAGTTTGGAACATCAAAATCTGGATGACATCACGAAGCTGATGGTGGGTAAATCGATTTCTGAAGACCGCTTAACAGATTATTATACATTTGGAGACGTTGCATTAGAAGTTAAAAATCTAACGTCCCAAGGCCTTTTTAAGGATATAAATTTTACCGTACGGAAAGGAGAAATTGCTGGGTTTACAGGGTTAGCGGGTGATGGACGAACTGAGCTATTTGAAAGTTTGTTTGGTTATCGAAAAAAATACAAAGGGCAAATCAAAATTAATGAACGGGTTGTACACATTAAACATCCCAAACAAGCATTAGAAGCAGGAATCGGACTTGTTCCCAAAAATCGTAGGGAGAATGCGATCATTAAAGATCTTAACGTTATTCAAAATATGAGTCTTTCATCGATAAATCATTTTGAAAAGGCAGGATTTATTCAAAGTAGCATCGAAAGGAAGAGATTCGATTTTTACAAACAAAAACTTAATATAAAATTACACAATCCTAAAAATACCATTGATAAATTAAGCGGTGGAAACCAACAAAAAGTAGTTATTGCCAAATGGCTTGAAGTTAATACAGATATTATTATTTTTGATAATCCAACTCAGGGCATTGATGTTGGGGCTAAACGTGAAATCTTACAGCATATTGTTTCATTGGCTAGACAAGGGAAATCCGTGATTATTTTATCGTCGGAATCATCGGAAGTACGAAAAGTATGCCATAGCATTTATGTCATGTACAAAGGAGAAATAACCGCCCAATTTCAAGGTGAAGAAGCTACGGATGATGAGATCATGAGTTATGCAACAGGATCAAAAAGAGCAGATGTATTATTTCAAGATGAATTATCAAAAATTCCAATCCCTTGA
- a CDS encoding ABC transporter permease gives MANPELEPAKKSSRSNSYISWIWTEYSVIIAFLILFIVSSILSPRFLELSNLMNILMQVSIIGVVALGMTIVMLSGGIDLSVGSVLALVGVFTVIVLNASGSIFIAIIAALAVGAFVGFLNGFMVAKLKIAAFIATLGMMSAARSIALYATDGGSISGEVDGFSSISNSSIGAINSPIIIFAIMAVIVFVLLHQTRFGRYVYAIGSNEKGALLSGIRVDRIKIAVYTLAGILVSVAAIIETSRLNSISSSSSGQLYELDAIAAVIIGGTRMTGGRGKVVGTIFGVLILGILNNMMNLVNVSPYLQGFVTGLVIIIAVVFQKRK, from the coding sequence ATGGCAAACCCAGAATTAGAACCCGCTAAAAAGTCTTCAAGATCGAATAGTTACATTTCATGGATTTGGACGGAATACAGCGTTATTATTGCATTCTTGATTCTATTTATTGTTTCATCTATTTTAAGTCCAAGATTTTTAGAACTTAGTAATTTGATGAATATCTTAATGCAAGTCTCAATTATTGGCGTCGTAGCTTTAGGGATGACGATAGTAATGCTATCAGGAGGCATTGATTTGTCCGTAGGATCTGTGCTGGCTTTGGTGGGTGTTTTTACGGTAATCGTTTTAAATGCTTCAGGGAGCATTTTTATTGCGATTATAGCGGCTTTAGCTGTTGGAGCATTTGTAGGTTTTCTTAATGGATTTATGGTCGCAAAATTAAAGATTGCTGCATTTATTGCCACGTTGGGGATGATGTCTGCTGCGCGTTCGATTGCATTATATGCAACAGATGGTGGCAGTATCTCTGGTGAAGTAGATGGATTTAGTTCCATTTCAAACAGCAGTATAGGGGCAATTAACTCTCCAATTATTATTTTTGCGATAATGGCGGTAATTGTTTTTGTATTATTGCATCAAACGCGTTTTGGGCGTTATGTGTATGCGATTGGCAGCAATGAAAAAGGTGCGCTTTTATCAGGAATTCGTGTGGATCGAATAAAGATTGCCGTGTATACCCTCGCGGGAATACTTGTAAGTGTTGCAGCGATTATTGAGACATCCCGTCTAAATTCGATTTCTTCTTCAAGCTCCGGGCAACTTTATGAATTGGATGCCATTGCTGCCGTAATCATTGGTGGTACGCGTATGACCGGAGGCCGTGGGAAAGTGGTCGGTACGATTTTTGGTGTACTGATACTAGGTATTTTAAATAACATGATGAATTTAGTAAATGTATCTCCATACCTTCAAGGATTTGTAACAGGTTTAGTTATTATTATTGCTGTTGTATTTCAAAAGCGAAAATAA
- a CDS encoding LacI family DNA-binding transcriptional regulator, producing MVNIQQVAKEAGVSVATISRVLHEPNLVTAKTKLKVEEAIQKLDYKPSMLGRNLRKSESRLLLVLIPDISNPFYFDIIKGIESIAISSNYNILLCETDSNPERENIYFDLIRTKMADGIISMDPAVNMEALMDLAETHPIIQCSEYTDEGEIPYVTIDNEAASYRAVKHLIKIGHEKIALINSNKKYLYTRQRNKGYQRALEEQGIAVRKEYIYHTDNLGFEYGQQTVKRILKLNDPPTAIFAVSDLLAIGALKEIHAQGLHVPDDIAVVGFDKINFSNMTNPALTTIAQPMYKMGTLAVDMLIKKIKGENVESIILDHELVIREST from the coding sequence ATGGTAAACATTCAACAGGTTGCAAAAGAGGCAGGTGTATCTGTAGCAACAATCTCACGCGTGTTACATGAACCAAATTTGGTTACGGCGAAAACAAAATTAAAAGTAGAAGAAGCTATTCAAAAATTGGATTATAAGCCGAGTATGCTTGGCAGAAACCTAAGAAAATCTGAAAGTCGATTGCTTTTAGTCCTTATTCCTGATATTTCTAATCCGTTTTATTTCGATATCATTAAAGGGATTGAAAGCATTGCCATCAGTTCCAATTATAATATTCTGTTATGTGAAACAGATTCGAATCCAGAGAGGGAAAATATTTATTTTGATCTGATAAGGACAAAAATGGCTGATGGAATTATTTCGATGGATCCGGCTGTAAATATGGAAGCACTTATGGATCTGGCTGAAACCCATCCAATTATACAATGCAGTGAATACACAGATGAAGGTGAAATTCCTTATGTGACGATTGATAATGAAGCAGCATCTTATAGAGCCGTCAAGCATTTAATTAAGATCGGACATGAAAAAATAGCATTAATAAATTCAAATAAGAAATACCTTTATACTCGACAACGGAATAAAGGATATCAAAGAGCCTTAGAAGAGCAAGGGATTGCTGTCAGAAAGGAGTACATCTACCATACCGATAACTTAGGATTTGAGTATGGACAGCAAACGGTGAAAAGAATCTTAAAGTTAAACGATCCGCCAACGGCAATATTTGCTGTATCTGATTTATTGGCGATTGGTGCATTAAAAGAAATTCATGCACAAGGTTTACATGTGCCGGATGATATCGCAGTGGTCGGCTTTGATAAAATTAATTTTTCTAATATGACCAATCCTGCTCTTACAACCATTGCTCAACCAATGTATAAAATGGGCACACTTGCAGTAGATATGTTGATCAAAAAAATCAAAGGAGAAAATGTTGAAAGTATTATTTTGGATCATGAGTTAGTGATACGTGAATCAACATAA
- a CDS encoding copper resistance CopC family protein, with protein MKYIPMTAISAFVFLFIFSSATVHAHSVVVSSDPEEGSTATGEISSISMTFNTDIQEEQDLYLEGENGERIGAQEISIEGDTVSATFADPLKSGDYTVFWEVYGADGHLVNGQLGFSVGAGSSEGQEQASEGSDAVNKSGSSDESATGNEEDADSNDSSQEGALSDSGESSQKEADAETASAETAGDDGSSGISGGFIAMIIVLALIAIAMVIFLARKRA; from the coding sequence ATGAAATATATACCGATGACCGCGATAAGTGCATTCGTATTTTTGTTTATCTTTTCGAGTGCCACTGTCCACGCTCATTCAGTAGTAGTTTCATCGGATCCGGAAGAGGGCTCAACAGCCACCGGAGAAATCTCTTCTATATCAATGACATTTAATACGGACATCCAGGAGGAACAGGATCTCTACCTGGAAGGTGAAAATGGGGAAAGAATTGGTGCTCAGGAAATAAGCATTGAAGGAGACACAGTTTCTGCAACGTTTGCAGACCCCCTCAAATCAGGGGATTATACTGTGTTTTGGGAAGTCTACGGCGCAGATGGGCATTTGGTAAATGGACAATTAGGATTTTCTGTAGGTGCTGGAAGTAGTGAAGGTCAAGAACAAGCGTCTGAGGGTTCAGATGCTGTTAACAAAAGTGGGAGCTCAGATGAATCTGCCACCGGTAATGAGGAGGATGCGGATTCAAATGATTCGTCTCAAGAAGGTGCGCTTTCAGATTCAGGCGAATCCTCTCAAAAAGAAGCAGATGCTGAGACAGCGAGTGCCGAAACTGCAGGAGATGACGGTTCAAGCGGCATCTCCGGCGGCTTCATTGCTATGATCATTGTCCTTGCCTTGATTGCTATAGCCATGGTGATTTTCCTTGCCCGAAAACGAGCTTAG
- a CDS encoding sugar phosphate isomerase/epimerase family protein: MNLGVFTVLFADRPLDQALDHILGHGIYHVEIGCGGYPGNDHCYPKSLLENPDQTKKIKNMIQERSIQIDALSAHGNPLHPNKDISQSHHNDLINTIKLANELEVDTVVTFSGCPGDSDHANYPNWVTSTWPSDYRDLLDWQWSKKVIPYWQQIAEQAQKYGVKIAIEPHPGFVVYNTETMSRLREAVGKTIGVNFDPSHLFWQQSDPIDMIKKFGKEQAIYHVHAKDTYLDYQNIGVNGVLDTKPYSEILDRSWYFRTIGYGHGEEEWKKIISALQAVDYDGVISIEHEDALMSPDEGFQKAVDFLQNILIREQNTAIWWD, translated from the coding sequence ATGAACTTAGGTGTGTTTACTGTTTTATTTGCTGATCGTCCCCTTGACCAAGCACTTGACCATATCTTAGGGCATGGTATTTATCATGTAGAAATAGGTTGCGGGGGTTACCCTGGTAATGACCACTGTTACCCTAAAAGTTTATTGGAAAACCCTGATCAAACAAAAAAAATTAAAAACATGATACAAGAACGATCTATACAGATTGACGCGTTAAGTGCTCACGGAAACCCTTTGCATCCTAATAAAGACATTAGTCAATCTCATCACAATGACCTAATCAACACTATCAAATTAGCAAATGAGTTGGAAGTGGATACAGTTGTGACGTTCTCAGGTTGTCCCGGTGATTCAGATCATGCTAATTATCCAAACTGGGTGACATCTACGTGGCCATCTGATTATCGCGACCTTTTAGATTGGCAATGGTCAAAAAAAGTCATACCTTATTGGCAACAGATTGCTGAACAAGCCCAAAAATATGGAGTAAAAATTGCTATTGAGCCTCATCCAGGATTTGTGGTGTATAACACTGAAACTATGTCACGTCTGAGAGAAGCCGTTGGTAAAACCATCGGAGTAAATTTTGACCCAAGTCACCTTTTTTGGCAACAATCAGATCCTATTGATATGATTAAAAAGTTTGGAAAAGAGCAAGCAATTTATCATGTACATGCTAAGGATACCTATTTAGATTATCAGAACATCGGTGTAAATGGTGTTCTAGATACAAAACCCTATAGTGAAATCCTTGATCGTTCATGGTATTTTCGAACGATAGGCTACGGACATGGAGAAGAGGAATGGAAAAAGATCATAAGTGCACTGCAAGCTGTGGATTATGACGGAGTTATTAGCATTGAACATGAGGACGCACTTATGTCACCTGATGAAGGCTTTCAAAAAGCAGTAGATTTCCTACAAAATATCTTGATCCGTGAACAAAACACAGCCATTTGGTGGGACTAA
- a CDS encoding Gfo/Idh/MocA family protein has protein sequence MGDIRVGMIGYKFMGKAHTQAYKNTNFYFNPKTPFQLKAICGRNEKNVKSAAHTYGWESYETDWQSVIDRDDIDLIDIGTPSNTHKDIAIKAANAGKHVLTEKPMALNVRDAKEMLKAVTDSGVQHMVSFTYRRVPAISLAKRIISEGRIGKVYHIRANYLQDWLADPQSPFAWRLDKNVAGSGAHGDLNAHIIDLTRYLVGEFDEVVGMSETFVKERPVEEDSTNGKNTNNNVSLRDVTVDDATLFLARLDNGALGSFEATRYATGRKNNEYIEINGSMGSIVFNFERMNELQFFSKEDEHHLQGYRNILVTEPESHEYMNAWWPPGHLIGYEHAFTHQASDLARAITQQQPVYPNFEDGLRCQQVLEAVDNSIKSRTWEKVEKTNF, from the coding sequence TTGGGTGATATAAGAGTAGGGATGATCGGATACAAATTCATGGGAAAAGCACATACGCAAGCGTATAAAAACACAAATTTTTATTTCAATCCGAAGACTCCTTTTCAATTAAAAGCGATCTGTGGTAGAAATGAAAAAAACGTAAAGTCTGCTGCTCATACATACGGTTGGGAGTCGTATGAAACTGATTGGCAATCGGTGATCGACCGTGATGATATTGATCTTATTGATATCGGTACGCCCAGTAATACCCATAAGGATATTGCTATTAAAGCAGCTAATGCTGGAAAGCATGTTTTAACTGAAAAACCTATGGCACTAAATGTACGCGATGCAAAAGAAATGTTGAAAGCAGTTACAGACTCTGGTGTTCAACATATGGTTAGCTTCACATATCGTCGTGTACCTGCTATTAGTTTAGCTAAACGTATTATTTCTGAAGGACGAATAGGCAAAGTTTACCATATACGTGCTAACTATTTACAAGATTGGCTTGCTGATCCCCAATCCCCTTTTGCCTGGAGATTAGATAAAAATGTAGCAGGTTCTGGGGCGCACGGAGATTTAAATGCCCATATTATCGATCTAACCCGCTATCTTGTTGGTGAATTTGATGAAGTAGTTGGGATGTCTGAAACGTTTGTAAAAGAACGTCCTGTTGAAGAGGATAGCACTAACGGAAAAAACACGAATAATAACGTATCACTTAGAGATGTGACTGTAGATGATGCTACTCTTTTCCTTGCCCGGCTAGACAATGGTGCATTAGGTAGTTTCGAGGCAACCCGTTATGCTACTGGTCGTAAGAATAATGAATATATAGAAATTAATGGTTCGATGGGATCTATTGTCTTCAATTTTGAGAGAATGAATGAATTGCAGTTTTTCTCAAAAGAGGATGAACATCATTTGCAAGGATACAGAAACATTCTTGTGACAGAACCAGAATCTCATGAATATATGAATGCTTGGTGGCCTCCTGGTCATTTAATTGGATATGAGCATGCCTTTACACACCAAGCCAGTGATCTTGCACGGGCCATTACACAACAACAACCTGTTTATCCAAATTTTGAAGATGGTTTGCGTTGCCAGCAAGTTTTAGAAGCTGTAGATAATTCTATTAAATCACGGACATGGGAAAAGGTAGAGAAAACCAACTTCTAA
- a CDS encoding substrate-binding domain-containing protein: MKKIWFVSIVLSTFIILSACGGSEESGGGEGEDSNLTIGISLPSATHGWMGALIEQAEMEANEISENEGIEYVMTNAEDPNEQANDVADLIAQDVDAMVLLPIESAALTPPGQNVADAGIPLVVVDRELENDAADVVVTGDNEGIGRNAGQYLIEQLDGEGNIVEITGPPNSVTEQRSAGFQEAIEGEDGIEVVASQDGDFSTETSLDVMQNILTAQDEIDAVYTQDDGMALGVLQAIEEAGREDIQFITGAGGGTEVYEHIQDDSLITATFLYPPSMSVEGIRIAADLAQGEEPEEEEVLLEATEVTNENVDEYYDPDSLF; the protein is encoded by the coding sequence ATGAAGAAAATATGGTTTGTAAGTATCGTTTTGAGCACATTCATAATTTTATCTGCATGTGGAGGTAGCGAGGAAAGCGGTGGAGGTGAAGGTGAAGACTCTAATCTAACTATTGGGATTTCTTTACCATCCGCCACACACGGTTGGATGGGTGCATTAATTGAACAAGCAGAGATGGAGGCAAATGAAATTTCAGAGAATGAAGGCATTGAATATGTGATGACCAATGCCGAGGATCCTAATGAGCAAGCGAACGATGTTGCTGACTTAATAGCTCAAGATGTGGATGCGATGGTGCTCCTTCCCATCGAGTCAGCGGCGTTAACACCACCGGGTCAAAATGTTGCAGATGCTGGGATACCCCTAGTTGTTGTTGACCGAGAATTAGAAAACGATGCAGCCGATGTTGTTGTGACAGGTGACAATGAAGGAATTGGTCGCAATGCTGGTCAATATCTAATTGAACAATTAGATGGTGAGGGAAATATTGTAGAAATCACGGGGCCACCTAATTCGGTAACTGAGCAACGTAGCGCTGGCTTTCAAGAAGCGATTGAAGGCGAGGATGGTATTGAAGTGGTCGCTTCCCAAGATGGAGATTTCTCAACGGAGACTTCATTAGATGTAATGCAAAACATTTTAACAGCGCAAGATGAAATTGATGCTGTCTATACCCAAGACGACGGTATGGCCTTAGGTGTATTGCAAGCCATAGAAGAGGCAGGGCGAGAAGATATTCAATTTATCACTGGAGCAGGTGGAGGAACAGAGGTTTATGAACATATTCAGGATGATAGCTTGATTACAGCTACCTTCTTGTATCCTCCTTCAATGAGTGTAGAAGGAATTCGGATTGCTGCAGATCTAGCCCAAGGGGAAGAACCGGAGGAGGAAGAAGTGCTTCTGGAAGCAACCGAAGTGACGAATGAAAATGTTGATGAATATTACGATCCAGATTCTTTATTCTAA